The Clostridia bacterium genome includes the window GGCCTACCTGGTACGGAATGGATCAGGTACTACGCTACCCAGTTTAACACCGTGGAACTAAACGTCACCTTTTACCGCTTGCCCCTGGCTAAGACCTTTGCCAACTGGTACGAACGCACGCCAGACTACTTTCGCTTTGCCATCAAGGGAAGCCGGCTCATCACCCATACCAGGCGCCTGGTGGAGGTACAAGACGTGACCCAAAACTTCTTTGATCGGGCCGCTGGGCTTAACGAAAAGTTGGGTGTGGTCCTGTGGCAATTGCCGCCCGGGTTTAAGGCCGACCTCAACCGGCTTTCCTCCTTCTGCGATTTGCTGTCCTCCCAGCCCGTGGCCAGGGATGCCCGCCACGCCTTTGAATTTCGCCACCAGAGCTGGTTTATACCAGAGGTCTATGACCTTCTGGCTCGCTACGGCTATGCGCTTTG containing:
- a CDS encoding DUF72 domain-containing protein, which produces MARLYLGTSGYNYSHWRGVFYPQGLPGTEWIRYYATQFNTVELNVTFYRLPLAKTFANWYERTPDYFRFAIKGSRLITHTRRLVEVQDVTQNFFDRAAGLNEKLGVVLWQLPPGFKADLNRLSSFCDLLSSQPVARDARHAFEFRHQSWFIPEVYDLLARYGYALCIADGPRWPQAREVTADFVYLRFHGSRRLYSSCYSPEELSAWAGHIQRWLAEGRDVYAYFNNDVEGHAVANARELRVAISQAGGSE